The sequence GCAGTTGCTCAAAACGCAGATGTTGTTATTATTGATACCGCTGGTCGTTTACATAACAAAGTTGGTTTAATGAACGAACTTTCGAAAGTTAAACGTGTGATGCAAAAAGTGATGATTGATGCTCCGCATGATGTTTTATTAGTTTTAGATGGTTCAACTGGTCAAAATGCTTTTGAACAAGCCAAACAATTTACAGCTGCTACCGAGGTTTCTGCTTTAGCGGTAACCAAATTAGACGGAACTGCAAAAGGAGGCGTTGTAATCGGGATTTCTGATCAGTTCCAAATTCCGGTAAAATATATTGGTGTTGGTGAAGGTATTGAAGATTTACAAGTTTTCAATAAATATGAATTTGTTGATTCGTTTTTTAAATAATGAAAAATATATTAAAATTAATTCCATTGGCACTTTTAGTTATTTCTTGTAATTCAAAAGTTTCTCCAGAAGAATTAAATAAAATAAACGGTTATTGGGAAGTTACTCTTGTAGAAACTCCAGATGGCGAAGATAAAGAATACGGAATGTCAACAGTTGTTGATTATATCGAGCTTAAAGATAATTCGGGATTTCGTCAAAAAGTCGTTCCACAGATTGATGGAAAATATTTAACCAACGAAGTTAAAGAATTGATTACCGTAAAAGATTCTGCTTCGTCAACTTACTTAGTTTATAAAACCGATTACGCGAATTGGACAGAACAAATAATTAAAATTTCAGATGACGTTTTAGTTACCAAAAACGACCAAGATTTTACATATCATTACAAAAGATTTGAACCTATTAAAATTGAATAATGTCTAAAAAATTTAACCCAAACAGTCGCATTAAAGAAGAAACTTCAATAAGTGATGTTTTAAAGGTTTTTATTCAAGGCA comes from Flavobacterium sp. I3-2 and encodes:
- a CDS encoding lipocalin family protein; amino-acid sequence: MKNILKLIPLALLVISCNSKVSPEELNKINGYWEVTLVETPDGEDKEYGMSTVVDYIELKDNSGFRQKVVPQIDGKYLTNEVKELITVKDSASSTYLVYKTDYANWTEQIIKISDDVLVTKNDQDFTYHYKRFEPIKIE